A genomic region of Gemmata massiliana contains the following coding sequences:
- a CDS encoding glycoside hydrolase family 10 protein, with protein sequence MRRYLVGLIALGLCAPISRAADVPPPLKREFRGVWVATVSNIDWPSKPGLPAEKQKAELIAILDKTVELKLNAVVFQVRPMADSLYESKLEPWSEYLTGTMGKSPGYDPLAFVVEEAHKRGLELHAWFNPYRARHPSAKSPAPADHITKTRPDLAKPYGTHYWMNPTNTEVQDRSIAVVLDVVKRYDIDGIHIDDYFYPYKEKGADGKIIAFPDDDTWDKYQKAGGKLNRDDWRRDAVNTFVQRMYTETKKAKPWVKVGISPFGVWRPGYPAGIAGLDQFADLYADAKLWLNEGWVDYFTPQLYWPIAQEKQSFPKLLNWWVGENTKNRHLWPGLYTSRVTGQEKGWPSKEVADQITITRKQKSTDGAIHFSMKALVRNSGGVADELKKTYEEPALVPETPWLAQGKPPVKPDVTRDAVDGKPVLRVKAAAGTRFVVLWTQTGETWVTSVHGLSADGTATLPTSEKSRVVATVLDHTARESAPCVVK encoded by the coding sequence ATGCGCCGGTATTTGGTCGGGCTAATTGCCCTCGGCCTCTGCGCGCCCATTTCTAGGGCCGCAGACGTGCCGCCACCGCTGAAACGCGAGTTCCGCGGGGTTTGGGTCGCTACAGTCTCGAACATCGACTGGCCGAGCAAGCCGGGCCTTCCTGCCGAGAAGCAGAAAGCGGAGCTGATCGCGATTCTCGACAAGACTGTGGAACTGAAACTCAACGCGGTCGTCTTCCAGGTTCGGCCGATGGCCGATTCGCTCTACGAATCGAAACTGGAGCCGTGGAGCGAGTACCTGACGGGCACGATGGGCAAATCGCCGGGTTACGACCCGCTCGCGTTCGTAGTCGAAGAGGCCCACAAACGTGGTTTGGAGCTGCATGCGTGGTTCAACCCGTACCGCGCCCGACACCCGTCGGCGAAGTCTCCCGCGCCTGCTGACCACATCACCAAAACGCGGCCGGACCTCGCGAAGCCTTACGGCACGCACTACTGGATGAACCCGACGAACACCGAAGTGCAGGACCGCTCGATCGCAGTCGTCCTCGATGTGGTGAAGCGATACGACATCGATGGCATTCACATCGACGATTACTTCTACCCGTACAAGGAGAAGGGCGCGGACGGGAAGATCATCGCGTTCCCCGACGACGACACCTGGGATAAGTACCAAAAGGCTGGCGGGAAATTGAACCGTGACGACTGGCGCCGCGATGCTGTAAACACCTTCGTGCAAAGGATGTACACCGAAACGAAGAAAGCGAAACCGTGGGTGAAAGTGGGGATCAGCCCGTTCGGGGTCTGGCGTCCGGGATATCCCGCAGGCATTGCGGGTTTGGACCAGTTCGCGGATCTCTACGCGGATGCCAAATTGTGGCTCAACGAGGGGTGGGTGGACTACTTCACGCCTCAACTCTACTGGCCAATCGCCCAGGAAAAGCAGAGCTTCCCGAAGCTGCTCAACTGGTGGGTAGGCGAGAACACCAAGAACCGGCACCTCTGGCCGGGGTTGTACACGAGCCGCGTGACGGGGCAGGAGAAGGGCTGGCCCTCGAAGGAAGTCGCCGATCAGATCACGATCACTCGGAAACAAAAGAGCACGGACGGCGCAATCCACTTCAGCATGAAGGCCCTTGTGCGCAATTCTGGCGGGGTCGCGGACGAATTGAAGAAAACCTATGAAGAACCCGCACTCGTGCCGGAAACGCCGTGGCTCGCTCAGGGAAAGCCCCCTGTGAAGCCGGACGTCACCCGCGATGCCGTCGACGGTAAGCCGGTGCTTCGCGTTAAGGCGGCTGCGGGAACGCGATTCGTCGTTCTGTGGACACAGACGGGGGAGACGTGGGTCACGAGCGTTCACGGCTTGTCGGCCGACGGAACCGCGACTCTTCCCACCTCGGAGAAGAGCCGCGTAGTAGCCACCGTTCTCGACCACACGGCACGCGAAAGTGCCCCGTGTGTCGTGAAGTGA
- a CDS encoding DUF1559 domain-containing protein, with the protein MLRGSARSRAFTLIELLVVIAIIAILIGLLLPAVQKVREAAARMKCQNNLKQLGLAAHNYESSFGTLPPGAGPTPTNNPAANSRASLQAVILAYVEQANVYNLFDLTQDVNAHANNANARVQQVPFYLCPSDPSQATNGGAGKSNYFGSIGAQAYTAGSQSSPMGGLFYYIPKNGAQFNPQGFKITAITDGTSNTAMFAEIRRGNNTAGTFDPQDVRLITFGNPAVDDLVPPSNCGQNSGSFVRYAGLQYYRNLMATSLYTHTQVPNAKAGDCLDLGLRSGDTGTLFAGHITARSAHTGGVNACMGDGSVRFVRDSISIETWRAMGTRANGDLFTDN; encoded by the coding sequence ATGTTGCGCGGTTCGGCCCGCTCGCGGGCGTTTACGTTGATCGAACTATTGGTCGTCATTGCGATCATTGCCATTCTGATCGGGCTGCTGCTGCCCGCGGTGCAAAAGGTTCGCGAGGCCGCGGCACGAATGAAGTGCCAGAACAACCTGAAGCAACTCGGGCTCGCCGCCCATAACTACGAGAGCAGTTTCGGGACGCTGCCCCCGGGCGCCGGGCCGACCCCGACAAACAACCCGGCCGCGAACAGCCGGGCTTCGCTCCAGGCCGTGATCCTCGCCTATGTCGAACAAGCCAATGTGTACAACCTGTTCGACCTGACCCAGGATGTGAACGCTCACGCAAACAACGCCAACGCCCGCGTTCAACAAGTGCCGTTTTACCTTTGCCCGTCCGACCCTTCGCAAGCCACAAATGGCGGGGCCGGGAAGTCGAATTACTTCGGCAGCATCGGCGCCCAAGCGTACACGGCCGGATCACAATCCAGCCCAATGGGTGGGCTGTTTTACTACATCCCCAAAAACGGCGCGCAGTTCAACCCGCAGGGGTTCAAAATCACCGCGATCACCGACGGAACGAGCAATACCGCGATGTTCGCGGAGATCCGTCGGGGCAACAACACGGCCGGAACGTTCGACCCGCAGGACGTTCGGCTCATCACCTTCGGTAACCCCGCTGTTGATGACCTGGTTCCGCCCTCGAACTGCGGGCAGAACAGCGGATCGTTCGTCCGGTACGCCGGGCTGCAGTACTACCGCAACCTGATGGCCACCAGCCTGTACACTCACACACAAGTTCCCAACGCCAAGGCCGGCGACTGCCTCGATCTCGGGCTGCGGTCCGGGGACACAGGAACCCTGTTCGCCGGGCACATTACGGCCCGTAGTGCCCACACCGGCGGGGTCAACGCGTGCATGGGCGACGGGAGCGTGCGGTTCGTCCGCGATTCGATTTCCATCGAAACGTGGCGAGCGATGGGCACGCGGGCGAACGGCGACCTCTTCACCGACAACTAA
- a CDS encoding DUF1559 domain-containing protein, translating to MSRSRRGFTLIELLVVIAIIAILIGLLLPAVQKVREAAARMKCQNNLKQFGLAAHNYESANGTLPPTQHTTVIAGSTVSSGAPLQALLLPYFEQANKFNQFNMNYNVNSDAPIHSSIPALTGANAAARTGDVPVFLCPSDASSETYFGAGRQNYFGSLGAYAGYRGGGGVNDGIFSIPYPSAGQTMKGIAILGVSDGTSNTAMFAEVMRSTTVYNAASGIRDHATIIINSGNSGYNETDGTTISMCVDGSNWSSSIKYVGYQYYRNLPSNFVYTHTLPVNWNKKSPTGQRYSCGSTSFASMHIAASSYHTGGANACMADGSVRFVNESISFVNWRSMGTRAGGEVVSE from the coding sequence ATGTCGCGTTCGCGTCGCGGGTTTACGTTGATTGAGTTGTTAGTCGTAATAGCCATCATTGCTATCTTGATCGGTCTGTTGTTGCCAGCGGTTCAAAAGGTGCGCGAGGCCGCCGCGCGTATGAAGTGCCAAAACAATTTGAAGCAGTTCGGACTGGCCGCGCACAACTACGAATCGGCGAACGGCACGCTCCCACCCACTCAGCACACCACGGTGATCGCGGGTAGCACGGTGTCGTCCGGGGCTCCGCTGCAAGCCCTGCTGCTGCCGTACTTTGAGCAGGCGAACAAGTTCAACCAGTTCAACATGAACTACAACGTGAACAGCGACGCCCCGATTCACTCCTCGATTCCGGCACTCACCGGGGCCAACGCGGCGGCCCGCACCGGCGACGTGCCCGTGTTCCTGTGCCCCTCGGACGCTTCGAGCGAAACTTACTTCGGAGCGGGACGGCAGAACTACTTTGGTTCGCTCGGGGCCTACGCCGGTTACCGCGGAGGCGGTGGCGTGAACGACGGGATCTTTTCAATCCCGTACCCCTCTGCCGGTCAAACGATGAAGGGGATCGCGATCCTGGGCGTATCCGACGGGACCAGCAACACCGCGATGTTCGCCGAGGTAATGCGATCGACGACCGTGTACAACGCAGCCAGCGGCATCCGTGACCACGCCACGATCATCATCAACAGTGGGAACAGCGGATACAACGAGACCGACGGAACGACGATCAGCATGTGCGTCGACGGCAGTAACTGGAGCAGCTCGATCAAGTACGTCGGCTACCAGTACTACCGGAACTTGCCGTCGAATTTTGTGTACACCCACACCCTGCCGGTCAACTGGAACAAAAAATCACCGACCGGCCAACGGTACAGTTGCGGGAGCACATCGTTTGCGTCCATGCACATCGCGGCCAGTAGCTACCACACCGGTGGAGCGAACGCGTGTATGGCCGACGGGAGCGTGCGGTTCGTGAACGAATCGATCTCGTTCGTAAACTGGCGCTCGATGGGTACACGGGCCGGTGGCGAAGTCGTCTCTGAGTAA
- a CDS encoding sigma-54-dependent Fis family transcriptional regulator has product MPTPPAAPGGGRGFVTSPVAERAAVLLAVAQAVAAHTDLGALLRDLAAALGAHLPRGYLSFALLELHSHAGKLQFLEPLGGAAPPKPADTPTELPAAESPTAHVWDTQEPFWLDINANGRFRMLRAAFAKQGVQCACFVPLTTPRRKLGAMGFTSYLPVTPAPGDIDFAVQVGRLVALAVEGALTRQELERANARLAAEKLYLEEEIRTDRRMGEVVGASPALHVVLQQVGVVAPTDSAVLITGETGTGKELIARAVHRLSERRDRTFVKLNCAAIPTGLLESELFGHEKGAFTGAVERRLGRFELADGGTLFLDEVGDIPPELQPKLLRVLQEQEFERLGSAKTIKVNVRLVAATHRNLAKLVAEGKFRSDLYYRLHVFPVHLPALRERHEDIPELVRHFVALFAQRFGKKIGTIPPETMAALERYSWPGNVRELEHLVERAVILSIPGGELRVPLNDLISPESTDESTSEVPVLATRATLLESERELIRRALDECEWIIGGPSGAAARLGLKRTTLLSRMKKMGFTRPDRGSVE; this is encoded by the coding sequence ATGCCCACACCACCCGCTGCACCCGGAGGCGGTCGCGGCTTTGTTACTTCGCCGGTCGCGGAGCGCGCCGCGGTGCTATTGGCCGTCGCGCAGGCGGTCGCGGCACACACCGACCTCGGTGCCCTGCTCCGCGACCTCGCGGCCGCACTGGGCGCCCACCTTCCACGCGGCTACCTCAGTTTCGCCCTGCTCGAACTCCACTCCCACGCAGGGAAACTGCAGTTCCTCGAACCGCTGGGCGGCGCAGCCCCGCCCAAACCGGCCGACACGCCGACCGAACTCCCCGCCGCGGAATCGCCCACCGCGCACGTCTGGGACACCCAAGAACCGTTCTGGCTCGACATTAATGCCAACGGCCGGTTCCGTATGCTGCGTGCGGCGTTCGCCAAACAGGGCGTTCAGTGCGCGTGCTTCGTCCCGCTCACGACCCCGCGGCGCAAGCTCGGCGCGATGGGGTTCACGAGTTACCTTCCCGTCACCCCCGCCCCGGGCGACATTGACTTCGCGGTTCAAGTCGGTCGGCTGGTCGCCCTCGCGGTGGAAGGCGCACTCACGCGCCAGGAACTGGAACGCGCCAACGCCCGGCTCGCGGCGGAAAAGCTCTACCTCGAAGAAGAAATCCGCACCGACCGGCGAATGGGCGAGGTCGTCGGCGCGAGTCCGGCGCTACACGTAGTGCTCCAACAAGTGGGGGTCGTTGCGCCGACCGACTCCGCGGTGCTCATTACGGGTGAGACGGGTACCGGGAAGGAACTCATCGCGCGGGCCGTTCACCGATTGAGCGAGCGCCGCGACCGGACCTTCGTGAAGCTCAATTGCGCCGCGATCCCGACCGGTCTCCTCGAAAGCGAACTCTTCGGGCACGAGAAGGGCGCGTTTACCGGGGCCGTCGAGCGCCGGCTCGGGCGCTTCGAGTTAGCAGACGGAGGAACGCTGTTCCTCGACGAAGTGGGTGACATCCCCCCGGAACTCCAGCCGAAGTTGCTCCGCGTGCTCCAGGAGCAGGAGTTCGAGCGCCTCGGGAGCGCGAAGACAATCAAGGTGAACGTGCGACTGGTCGCGGCCACGCACCGGAACCTTGCGAAACTGGTCGCGGAGGGAAAATTCCGGTCGGACCTTTATTACCGACTACACGTATTCCCGGTCCACCTCCCGGCCCTCCGGGAGCGGCACGAAGACATTCCCGAACTCGTCCGACACTTTGTCGCACTATTCGCCCAGCGATTCGGCAAAAAAATCGGAACAATTCCGCCCGAAACGATGGCCGCGCTCGAACGGTACAGTTGGCCCGGCAACGTCCGCGAACTGGAACACTTGGTCGAGCGCGCGGTGATCCTCAGCATACCCGGGGGCGAACTCCGAGTCCCACTAAATGATCTTATTTCGCCCGAATCGACGGACGAATCTACATCCGAAGTGCCGGTCCTTGCGACACGAGCGACCCTGCTCGAAAGCGAGCGCGAACTCATTCGCCGCGCACTCGACGAGTGCGAGTGGATTATCGGCGGCCCGAGCGGTGCGGCCGCACGGCTCGGTTTGAAGCGCACAACGCTCCTGTCTCGCATGAAAAAGATGGGTTTCACCCGGCCTGACCGTGGCAGTGTCGAATGA
- a CDS encoding (2Fe-2S)-binding protein — MELSQTAGECAGSCRSCATVGSCPDRVVCRCLGVTEQAIVTAIVALGLRTVKEVRQATEAGDGCTCCHRELNAYLAVYSPSSSPAICSAK, encoded by the coding sequence ATGGAATTGAGCCAAACGGCGGGGGAGTGCGCCGGCTCGTGTCGTAGTTGCGCGACCGTCGGGAGCTGCCCCGATCGGGTCGTGTGCCGCTGCCTCGGGGTGACGGAGCAGGCGATCGTTACCGCCATCGTCGCCCTCGGGCTGCGCACGGTGAAAGAGGTGCGCCAGGCGACCGAAGCCGGCGACGGGTGCACCTGCTGCCACCGCGAACTGAACGCCTACCTCGCCGTTTACTCGCCGTCTTCGTCCCCGGCAATCTGCTCCGCCAAGTAG
- the bfr gene encoding bacterioferritin yields MQGNQTVIDALNRALTIELTAINQYFCQAKMCKNWGFMKLARKHYEESIGEMKHAEKIIDRVLFLEGTPEIARYDVIRVGTDVKEQFENDLKLETGGVTAYNDLVDLCIKVKDNGTHKLALEILADSEEHVDWLETQLGLINAVSLERYLAEQIAGDEDGE; encoded by the coding sequence ATGCAAGGCAACCAAACCGTTATTGACGCGCTGAACCGCGCACTCACCATCGAACTGACCGCGATCAACCAGTATTTCTGTCAGGCGAAGATGTGCAAGAACTGGGGCTTCATGAAGTTGGCCCGCAAGCACTACGAGGAATCGATCGGCGAAATGAAGCACGCCGAGAAGATCATCGATCGCGTGCTGTTCCTGGAAGGAACGCCGGAAATTGCCCGGTACGATGTGATCCGCGTCGGGACCGACGTGAAGGAACAGTTCGAGAACGACCTTAAGCTCGAGACCGGCGGCGTGACGGCTTACAACGACCTCGTTGACCTCTGCATCAAGGTGAAGGACAACGGGACGCACAAACTCGCACTCGAAATCCTGGCGGATTCCGAAGAGCACGTGGACTGGTTGGAAACGCAGTTGGGTCTGATTAACGCGGTGAGTCTGGAGCGCTACTTGGCGGAGCAGATTGCCGGGGACGAAGACGGCGAGTAA
- a CDS encoding DUF1559 family PulG-like putative transporter codes for MPKRQLPPRAFTLIELLVVIAIIAILIGLLLPAVQKVRAAAARIQCTNNLKQTGLAFHNYHDSYERFPTANSPTFGSAFTLILPFVEQDNIRRVYDPSVSPSSAPNNTVTGLPVKIFLCPSMALPPAPTAAYSTHYASYAACVGSNDAWAAPPDNGVIVRANATGGPATYVGTRMTEITDGTSNTFLAGEMGFQLKDYLFTSGAYAGQVRGGNTSWAFGYTSYTFGSTKVMMNTITGPTSVNDRLQTFRSDHSGGVNFLFADGSIHYLRDGMDANAYLWMGTRSGGEVISGNAY; via the coding sequence ATGCCCAAACGTCAGCTGCCCCCGCGCGCCTTCACGTTGATCGAGTTGTTGGTTGTGATCGCAATCATCGCGATCCTGATCGGCTTGCTGTTGCCCGCGGTTCAAAAGGTCCGGGCGGCCGCGGCCCGCATCCAGTGTACCAACAATTTGAAGCAGACCGGTCTCGCGTTCCACAACTACCACGATTCCTACGAGCGGTTCCCAACCGCGAACTCGCCCACGTTCGGCAGCGCGTTTACTCTCATTCTCCCGTTCGTGGAGCAGGACAACATCCGCCGCGTGTACGACCCGAGCGTTTCGCCGTCGTCGGCGCCGAACAATACGGTTACCGGGTTACCGGTGAAAATCTTCCTGTGCCCCTCAATGGCCCTGCCACCCGCGCCGACCGCCGCTTATAGCACTCACTATGCGAGTTACGCCGCGTGCGTCGGCAGTAACGATGCTTGGGCCGCGCCGCCGGACAACGGCGTGATCGTGCGGGCTAATGCGACCGGCGGACCGGCGACCTACGTCGGAACCCGGATGACGGAGATCACCGACGGGACGTCCAACACGTTCCTCGCGGGGGAAATGGGCTTCCAGTTGAAGGACTACCTGTTCACCAGCGGGGCGTATGCCGGGCAGGTCCGCGGGGGCAATACGAGCTGGGCGTTCGGGTACACGAGCTACACATTCGGCAGTACCAAGGTCATGATGAACACGATCACCGGGCCAACATCGGTGAACGACCGGCTCCAGACGTTCCGCAGCGACCACAGTGGCGGGGTGAACTTCCTGTTCGCCGACGGCTCGATCCACTACCTCCGTGACGGGATGGACGCGAACGCTTACCTCTGGATGGGTACCCGCTCGGGCGGTGAAGTGATTTCGGGGAACGCTTACTAA
- a CDS encoding Kelch repeat-containing protein, whose protein sequence is MLTRFRTAVAAVLAFSAPVFAADAAPAKAVELPPMPKAVSSFGAIECDGYVYIYGGHAGKTHNYDTKSVLGTFHRIKLDGGTKWEELPSGPIAQGMNLVAHKGKVYRIGGMQPRNAPGEASDNYSTASCARFDPKTGKWEDIAALPVPRSSHDVVAVGDKLIVVGGWQMKGKDEKPVWPEAALVLDLASAKPEWKSIPQPFQRRALTAAAVGNKVYVLGGLGNKGGDKRVDVLDVATEKWSTGPAVPGGERVAFSPAACTVNGKLILNTSEGPVYRLTAAGDGWEKVGAVAKTRIVARLVPFGADRVVLLGGAAAGGGGNVDSLEVISIATRGEPVAEK, encoded by the coding sequence ATGTTAACCCGATTCCGTACCGCGGTCGCTGCGGTACTCGCGTTCAGCGCACCCGTATTCGCTGCGGACGCTGCCCCGGCGAAGGCCGTGGAACTCCCGCCGATGCCGAAAGCAGTTTCGAGCTTCGGCGCGATCGAGTGCGACGGTTACGTCTACATCTACGGTGGCCACGCCGGGAAGACGCACAACTACGACACGAAGTCCGTTCTGGGCACGTTCCACCGCATCAAACTCGACGGCGGCACGAAGTGGGAAGAACTCCCCTCGGGACCGATTGCTCAGGGCATGAACCTCGTCGCCCACAAGGGGAAGGTGTACCGCATCGGCGGGATGCAACCGCGGAACGCTCCTGGTGAAGCGTCCGACAACTATTCGACTGCGTCGTGCGCCCGGTTCGACCCGAAGACCGGCAAGTGGGAAGACATCGCCGCGCTGCCCGTCCCGCGCTCGTCGCACGACGTTGTGGCGGTCGGTGACAAGCTCATTGTGGTCGGCGGGTGGCAGATGAAGGGCAAGGACGAGAAACCGGTATGGCCCGAAGCGGCCCTGGTCCTCGACCTCGCCAGCGCGAAGCCCGAGTGGAAATCGATCCCGCAGCCGTTCCAGCGCCGGGCGCTCACTGCGGCGGCGGTCGGGAACAAGGTGTACGTCCTCGGCGGATTGGGCAACAAGGGCGGGGACAAGCGCGTGGACGTTCTCGATGTGGCGACGGAGAAGTGGAGCACCGGCCCCGCGGTACCGGGTGGCGAGCGCGTCGCGTTCTCGCCGGCGGCCTGCACGGTGAACGGCAAGCTCATCCTGAACACGTCCGAAGGACCGGTGTACCGGCTGACGGCCGCGGGCGACGGGTGGGAGAAGGTCGGCGCGGTAGCGAAGACCCGCATCGTGGCCCGGCTCGTGCCGTTCGGCGCGGATCGCGTTGTGCTCCTCGGTGGTGCTGCCGCCGGTGGAGGTGGGAACGTGGACTCGCTCGAAGTGATTTCGATCGCAACCCGCGGTGAGCCGGTCGCTGAGAAGTAA
- a CDS encoding DUF1501 domain-containing protein has translation MNMHIPLASSRREFLLHSGGGLGGIALNWLLHQEARGTDAPRAGGNPLAQKKPHFPASAKRVLFMFMVGGPSQMDLFDPKPALTKWAGKPLPESTGRPKSQFTSGKEVLLASTRKFAKCGKSGVEMSDLMPHLATCADDICFLRSCWSTNTVHAPAMYELHSGRTLMGWPSIGSWVTYGLGSVSENLPAYCVMPQPEGVPEGGAPCWSGAFLPPVYQGTLLRRGPSPIINLKPPTDTSAEQNRRAFDLVQKLNAAQSAGDAELEARTASYELAFKMQKEAPEAVDLAKETEATKAAYGLNDKATADFGTRLLLARRLLERGVRFVTVYSGGGPVVMQWDAHDDINANHEKMCGHTDRPIAAFLKDLKQRGMLKDTLVVWCSEFGRTPNSQGGKGRDHNPLGYTMWLAGGGAKGGTVVGSTDEFGLKAVEDPISVNDFHATILHLLGLDHEQLTFRHSGRDERLTDVGGTVIDKAVE, from the coding sequence ATGAACATGCACATCCCTCTCGCTTCGTCGCGGCGCGAGTTCCTGCTTCATTCCGGCGGCGGGTTAGGCGGTATCGCGCTGAACTGGCTCCTCCATCAGGAGGCGCGCGGGACTGATGCGCCACGTGCAGGGGGAAATCCGCTCGCGCAGAAGAAGCCGCACTTTCCGGCATCGGCGAAACGCGTTCTGTTCATGTTCATGGTCGGCGGGCCGAGCCAAATGGACCTGTTCGACCCCAAACCGGCACTCACGAAATGGGCGGGTAAACCGCTTCCGGAATCGACCGGGCGCCCCAAGAGTCAGTTCACCTCCGGGAAGGAAGTGCTCCTGGCGAGCACTCGGAAGTTCGCGAAGTGCGGCAAAAGCGGGGTCGAGATGTCCGACCTCATGCCACACCTCGCGACGTGCGCGGACGACATCTGCTTCCTGCGTTCGTGCTGGTCTACCAACACCGTTCACGCGCCCGCGATGTACGAATTGCACAGCGGGCGCACGCTGATGGGCTGGCCGAGCATCGGCAGTTGGGTGACCTACGGCCTGGGCAGCGTAAGTGAGAATCTCCCGGCCTATTGTGTCATGCCGCAACCGGAGGGCGTTCCCGAAGGTGGCGCCCCGTGTTGGTCGGGAGCGTTCCTGCCGCCGGTTTATCAGGGCACGCTGTTGCGCCGGGGACCAAGCCCGATCATTAACCTGAAGCCTCCCACGGACACGAGCGCGGAGCAGAACCGACGGGCGTTCGACCTCGTGCAGAAGCTCAACGCGGCACAATCGGCCGGCGACGCGGAACTGGAAGCCCGTACTGCGAGTTACGAACTCGCGTTCAAGATGCAGAAGGAAGCTCCCGAAGCGGTCGACCTCGCGAAAGAAACCGAGGCGACCAAAGCGGCCTACGGCTTGAACGATAAGGCGACGGCCGACTTCGGCACGCGACTGCTCTTGGCCCGGCGACTGCTGGAACGCGGCGTCCGATTCGTGACGGTTTATAGCGGAGGGGGGCCGGTCGTGATGCAGTGGGACGCGCACGACGACATCAACGCGAACCACGAAAAGATGTGTGGGCACACGGATCGCCCGATCGCTGCGTTCCTCAAAGACTTGAAGCAACGCGGGATGCTAAAAGATACGCTCGTAGTCTGGTGCAGTGAGTTCGGGCGCACCCCGAACAGCCAGGGCGGGAAGGGGCGCGACCACAACCCGCTCGGTTACACGATGTGGCTCGCGGGCGGCGGCGCGAAGGGTGGTACGGTCGTCGGGTCTACAGACGAGTTCGGGCTAAAAGCCGTCGAAGACCCGATTTCGGTCAACGACTTCCATGCCACGATCCTGCACCTGCTGGGACTCGACCACGAGCAGTTGACGTTCCGCCACAGCGGGCGCGACGAGCGCCTCACGGACGTCGGCGGTACGGTGATCGATAAAGCCGTGGAGTGA
- the ychF gene encoding redox-regulated ATPase YchF, with the protein MGFECGIVGLPNVGKSTLFNALLSTMQAEAANYPFCTIEPNVGRVAVPDERLPLLAKIASSAKQIPTQLEFVDIAGLVRGASKGEGKGNEFLSHIRTVDAILYVLRCFEDSDIVHVEGSVDPLRDAEVIETELMLADLDSLEKRLPAAQKKAKGGDKTAAEQIAMMERAIKVLQDGKPATAVNPRDKAERKLLDGLQLLTSKPVMFVCNVEEQFAATGNSLSAKVEAMAAGRNASCVVVSAKIEAEISILPSEEEKKEFLSSLGLAETGLAKVVKAGYQLLDLITYFTVGPKETRAWTIQSGTLAPQAAGVIHSDFEAGFIRAETVSYGDYTQYDGEAGAKKAGRFRLEGKEYVVQDGDVLHFRFGP; encoded by the coding sequence ATGGGTTTCGAGTGCGGGATCGTCGGGCTGCCAAACGTCGGAAAATCGACCCTGTTCAACGCGCTGCTTTCGACCATGCAGGCCGAAGCCGCGAACTACCCGTTCTGCACCATCGAGCCGAACGTCGGCCGGGTCGCGGTGCCCGACGAGCGGCTCCCGCTGCTCGCGAAGATCGCGTCGTCGGCCAAGCAGATCCCGACGCAGTTGGAGTTCGTTGACATCGCGGGCCTCGTTCGCGGCGCGAGCAAGGGCGAAGGCAAGGGGAACGAGTTCCTGTCGCACATCCGCACCGTCGACGCGATCCTCTACGTGCTGCGGTGCTTCGAGGATTCGGACATCGTTCACGTGGAAGGGTCGGTGGACCCGCTCCGCGACGCGGAAGTGATCGAAACCGAACTGATGCTCGCGGACCTGGACAGTTTGGAAAAGCGCCTCCCCGCGGCACAGAAGAAAGCGAAGGGTGGGGACAAGACCGCAGCCGAACAGATCGCGATGATGGAACGGGCCATCAAGGTGCTGCAAGACGGCAAGCCCGCGACCGCGGTGAACCCGCGCGACAAGGCCGAGCGCAAACTGCTCGACGGGCTGCAACTGCTCACCTCGAAGCCGGTCATGTTCGTGTGCAACGTCGAGGAACAGTTCGCCGCGACCGGGAACTCGCTCTCCGCGAAGGTTGAGGCGATGGCCGCGGGCCGCAACGCATCCTGCGTGGTTGTGTCTGCGAAGATCGAGGCCGAAATCTCGATCCTGCCGAGCGAGGAAGAGAAGAAGGAGTTCCTGTCGTCGCTGGGGTTGGCCGAAACCGGGTTGGCGAAGGTCGTGAAGGCGGGGTACCAACTGCTCGACTTGATTACGTACTTCACCGTGGGGCCAAAGGAAACACGGGCGTGGACGATCCAGTCCGGCACCCTGGCACCCCAAGCCGCCGGGGTGATTCACAGCGACTTCGAGGCGGGCTTCATCCGCGCCGAAACGGTGAGCTACGGGGACTACACTCAGTACGACGGTGAGGCCGGTGCCAAGAAAGCCGGCCGGTTCCGGCTCGAAGGTAAGGAATACGTGGTGCAAGACGGCGATGTGCTGCACTTCCGCTTCGGGCCGTGA